A stretch of Candidatus Vicinibacter affinis DNA encodes these proteins:
- a CDS encoding caspase family protein: MRLLFLSVCSILAFGIVRGQEKGMTPVVPNGVKETGVTRAVIVGISDYQNVKITDLQFADRDALAFANYLKSEAGGKVDSSHITLLLNEKATAGQFVSALYGLMEESKEGDLVIIYFSGHGDVESTTISQPGFLLCWDAPARVYMGGGTFGLSYLQEVISTLALATKAKVLVITDACRAGKLAGSSIGGSQATAANLSKQYANEVKIMSCQPDELSLEGKSWGGGRGVFSYYFLAGVQGLADKNNDGAVNLAEIERYLGDKVPTAVAPHSQIPMTIGNKNTVLSKVDPKILEELKKLDVDGGFYESGNRSLGINWILSEDTILLKKVELFNAALSSGHLDFPLKNSAWSIFQEIKDREELNKNIGLMKRNLAAALQDGAQQAINDYLMADPKELKSRWGFDPKYDRYPEQLEKSAELLGDKHFFYNTLISRMHYFKGLNLRLKGQRENLDTFYLMALEEQQKALKLEPKSAHILNEIGYINFLKEDYKESVLMYKEALQYAPSWPLLWSNLCGSYNWMGDYENGLISGEKAVELDSMFVLGIYNLGHTYQHTGNFSKANELYLRAINIDSSFSDAYFRLGSNYVYDKKYDLAVKMKKLGLIFEPNNVPELNALGYTLLQLNELEEAKTYYEKGRSILPVSEYTFQGMIEYYMYTNDIVNAENELTNYVIKFPKDNFAHYLLASIYAQTGRNVLCCESLEKAFKAGFKDLDSILTDDNFKKVIQMKEFKILKNQYFSK, encoded by the coding sequence ATGAGATTATTATTTCTTTCGGTATGTTCTATTTTGGCTTTCGGAATTGTAAGAGGGCAAGAAAAAGGTATGACTCCTGTTGTGCCAAATGGGGTTAAAGAGACTGGTGTTACGCGCGCAGTTATTGTAGGAATTTCCGATTACCAAAATGTAAAAATTACTGATTTGCAGTTTGCTGATCGGGATGCTCTCGCATTTGCAAATTATTTAAAAAGTGAAGCCGGGGGAAAAGTTGACAGCTCACACATTACTTTATTGCTCAATGAAAAGGCGACTGCAGGACAATTTGTATCCGCTCTTTATGGACTGATGGAAGAAAGTAAAGAGGGAGATTTGGTGATTATATATTTTTCCGGTCATGGTGATGTGGAAAGTACAACGATCAGCCAACCAGGATTTCTTCTGTGCTGGGATGCACCAGCCAGGGTGTATATGGGGGGAGGAACATTTGGACTAAGCTATTTGCAGGAAGTTATATCAACGCTGGCTCTAGCCACTAAAGCAAAAGTGTTGGTCATTACTGATGCCTGCAGGGCAGGAAAACTTGCCGGAAGTTCAATAGGAGGATCACAAGCCACAGCGGCTAATCTGTCCAAACAATATGCAAATGAAGTAAAGATCATGTCGTGTCAACCGGATGAATTGTCATTGGAAGGAAAATCCTGGGGAGGCGGTCGAGGTGTTTTTTCTTATTATTTTCTTGCTGGGGTGCAGGGATTGGCCGATAAAAATAATGATGGGGCAGTAAATCTGGCAGAAATTGAGCGGTATCTTGGGGATAAAGTTCCGACTGCAGTCGCTCCACATAGTCAGATTCCAATGACCATTGGGAATAAGAATACTGTACTTTCGAAAGTGGATCCTAAGATTTTAGAGGAATTAAAAAAGCTTGATGTAGACGGAGGGTTTTATGAGTCAGGCAACCGATCCCTGGGAATAAATTGGATTTTATCAGAAGATACCATACTGCTAAAAAAGGTAGAATTATTTAATGCTGCACTGTCTAGTGGTCATCTTGATTTTCCCTTAAAGAATTCAGCATGGAGTATTTTTCAGGAAATAAAAGATAGAGAAGAGCTTAATAAAAATATTGGATTGATGAAACGCAATCTGGCTGCTGCGTTGCAAGATGGTGCGCAACAAGCCATTAATGATTATTTGATGGCGGATCCTAAAGAGTTAAAAAGCAGATGGGGTTTCGACCCAAAATATGATCGGTATCCGGAACAATTGGAGAAATCTGCTGAATTGCTCGGAGATAAACATTTTTTCTATAATACTCTGATCTCAAGAATGCACTATTTTAAAGGATTAAACCTTCGATTAAAGGGACAAAGAGAAAATTTAGATACATTTTATTTGATGGCATTGGAAGAACAACAAAAAGCACTAAAACTGGAACCTAAATCGGCCCATATTTTAAATGAAATAGGATATATAAATTTTCTAAAGGAAGATTACAAGGAATCTGTGCTTATGTATAAAGAGGCCTTGCAATATGCCCCTTCCTGGCCATTGTTGTGGTCAAATTTGTGCGGAAGTTATAATTGGATGGGGGATTACGAAAACGGATTGATTAGTGGTGAAAAAGCGGTAGAGCTGGACAGTATGTTTGTTTTAGGGATTTATAATTTAGGACACACTTACCAACATACTGGAAATTTCTCAAAAGCTAATGAACTATATTTAAGAGCAATAAACATTGACTCGAGTTTTTCAGATGCATATTTTAGATTGGGTAGCAATTATGTTTACGATAAAAAATATGATTTAGCGGTCAAAATGAAGAAGTTGGGTTTAATTTTTGAACCCAATAATGTTCCGGAATTGAATGCATTAGGTTACACGCTTCTTCAACTGAACGAACTTGAGGAGGCAAAGACTTATTATGAGAAAGGTAGATCTATTTTGCCAGTATCTGAATACACTTTTCAGGGGATGATAGAGTATTACATGTATACGAACGACATAGTAAATGCTGAAAATGAATTGACAAACTACGTCATTAAATTTCCAAAGGATAATTTCGCCCATTACCTTTTGGCGTCCATTTATGCCCAAACGGGTAGAAATGTCTTATGTTGTGAATCTCTAGAAAAAGCCTTTAAAGCAGGTTTCAAGGATCTGGACAGTATATTGACCGATGATAATTTTAAGAAAGTCATCCAAATGAAGGAATTCAAAATATTGAAAAATCAATATTTTTCAAAGTGA
- a CDS encoding caspase family protein, translated as MTLPANHTTIRFCVFILLAISAIVIQAQTKKALIVAIGTYPASSNITSLHSLNDIPLIQSALSKLGFEEKNILILKDGKATKENIVKALESQLYNNLKQGDICYFHFSGHGQQVQDFNGDESDGYDEALVPYDALMEYQAGKYQGEKHLTDDSLNKIYLRILDKLGPEGHFLVTMDACHSGTSTRGFGLARGTDIPMAPPEYRARSENNPKDFSPSDVMENKENSLATMVAFFASMANQKNYEITAEDGKYYGSLSYAFSKAVNNLSKDASYLQLFDRIRLTIGNSISNQTPEASGILTQKVLGGKFQPTPEYYLAKEFITENQLEIEGGFLNGLNVGTVIGFFPPDTRNMNSIKPLATGTLIDAGSHTSLVELKDGFDKKLLDHSWGIVVEENFGNIQINLRKQGTLSNEVNEIFQNLAKIPFIKITDADADLILEESGLKILLSNKFGLEIDTWKNSANKLSLFDSIKKSITKYAQAQYLRKLNQQNRKIDLRLDFILMSRKGKKIPPNYSSDSLKNEQGEITLQNGDTIRLKISNYGKEEAFYTIIDIQPDNKMNILYPKAEESSIKLAAGKSEIIPINFRISPPLGLELFRVIASRNPINLRPLDQRRGINDTPTNKKDPFEQLFLETYQLDKISTRGGTTSSLPPGQLNISSTQFRIID; from the coding sequence ATGACCTTACCTGCTAACCATACAACAATTAGATTTTGTGTTTTTATTTTATTGGCAATCTCTGCTATTGTAATCCAAGCACAAACAAAAAAAGCCTTAATCGTCGCCATAGGCACCTACCCTGCTTCTTCAAATATCACCTCGCTTCATTCCTTGAATGACATACCTCTGATTCAAAGTGCCTTATCAAAACTTGGATTTGAGGAAAAGAACATCCTTATTCTAAAAGATGGAAAAGCAACCAAAGAAAATATTGTAAAGGCACTTGAGTCACAATTGTACAATAATTTGAAGCAGGGTGATATATGCTATTTTCATTTTTCTGGCCACGGTCAACAAGTACAGGATTTCAATGGAGACGAATCGGATGGGTACGATGAAGCATTAGTCCCATATGACGCGCTTATGGAGTACCAAGCTGGGAAATATCAAGGCGAAAAACACCTTACCGATGATTCGTTAAACAAAATTTATCTTAGAATTTTAGATAAACTTGGACCAGAAGGACATTTTTTAGTAACTATGGACGCTTGCCATTCCGGCACATCTACCAGGGGATTCGGTCTGGCAAGAGGAACGGACATCCCAATGGCCCCACCGGAATATAGAGCACGATCGGAAAATAATCCCAAAGATTTTAGCCCATCGGATGTCATGGAAAATAAAGAGAATTCTTTGGCTACCATGGTAGCATTTTTTGCTTCTATGGCAAACCAAAAAAATTATGAAATAACCGCAGAAGATGGCAAGTATTATGGTTCGCTCAGTTATGCTTTTAGTAAAGCAGTGAACAATCTTTCAAAAGATGCTAGCTATTTACAATTATTTGACCGAATCAGACTAACCATTGGAAATTCAATCAGCAATCAAACACCTGAAGCTTCCGGAATCCTCACACAAAAAGTCCTGGGTGGAAAATTCCAACCCACGCCAGAGTATTATTTGGCCAAAGAATTCATCACTGAAAATCAATTGGAAATAGAGGGTGGTTTTCTTAATGGCTTGAATGTGGGCACGGTGATTGGATTCTTCCCACCGGACACTAGAAATATGAATAGCATAAAACCGCTTGCTACAGGAACCCTAATAGATGCAGGTTCACATACCAGTTTGGTAGAACTAAAAGATGGATTCGATAAGAAACTCCTTGACCATTCCTGGGGAATTGTAGTGGAAGAAAATTTTGGCAACATTCAAATAAACTTACGTAAGCAAGGCACTTTGAGCAATGAGGTTAATGAAATTTTTCAAAATTTAGCTAAAATACCTTTCATTAAAATAACGGATGCCGATGCTGATCTTATCCTGGAAGAATCCGGATTAAAAATTTTACTTTCCAATAAATTCGGACTAGAAATTGATACTTGGAAAAACTCTGCCAACAAACTAAGTTTGTTTGATTCCATCAAAAAAAGTATCACCAAATACGCACAAGCCCAGTATTTAAGAAAATTGAATCAACAAAACAGAAAAATTGATTTAAGACTGGATTTTATTTTAATGAGCCGAAAAGGAAAAAAAATTCCGCCAAACTACTCATCGGACAGTTTAAAGAATGAACAGGGAGAAATAACTTTACAAAACGGGGATACCATCAGACTTAAAATAAGCAACTATGGGAAGGAAGAGGCATTTTATACCATCATTGATATTCAACCGGACAATAAAATGAACATTCTTTATCCAAAGGCTGAAGAATCTTCTATAAAACTAGCCGCCGGTAAATCGGAAATTATTCCCATTAACTTTAGAATCAGCCCACCACTTGGACTTGAGCTATTCAGGGTCATTGCAAGCAGAAATCCAATCAACTTAAGACCCCTTGACCAAAGAAGAGGCATTAATGACACGCCAACAAATAAAAAAGATCCCTTCGAACAATTATTTCTGGAGACCTACCAATTGGATAAGATATCCACCCGGGGTGGAACCACTTCCTCCCTCCCGCCGGGACAACTAAATATATCTTCCACCCAATTCAGGATTATCGATTAA
- a CDS encoding CHAT domain-containing protein has translation MKIRLFTIVFLSITLVGLSQNIDSSFQIQLINNLLDSAGTLIEKENPKEALQIIQKVEPLILPLLGPNSMEYARLSQTYGQYYENDGDFAKAEHRFKASIEIYKGLKENNGLPMAKALNSLAGIYIDLGRANESEELYLIALGIREKLLGKNHPDYASVLNNIGGIAHFKGDYTKAIKLIEQAKNIYRSNAGTESVKYAMCLHNLGNIYYDTGEYGQAESFYSEALLIREKLFGRLNPTCAASLNCLGNLYSSMGLPEKALNIYLEALSIYEKTIGENHINTAGPLNNIANIYCELNQFKQAEAYYIRSQNIYLKTTGPENPDYAMNLDNMANMYARMKNKIKAESLYKEGLKIRENIFGTAHPEYAMSLNNLGSYYSNNNQLKEAENFLSQAKNVWEKIFGKEHPDYLLGLNNLNRIYWLTNRLDKLHNNMVESINLEQKLVLRASKHLSENELSSYIKTFASNLDGLYSLQHITGKLCGMSYDNALFYKGYLLNAVSNFNKLAKEDTAHIEKFNQLKLYHTKIARELSLPKNERSNETIRTMESKANILEKELTGKIKGLSDSRKNPTFLDIRNKLKQGEAAIEFIHFNYTHPHQTDSIIYAALIIKPELEEPIYVKLFEEKELNALLMNNADRRSEYVNSLYSIHVRGANLRNAVGKSLADLLWSPLSPNLMDIKTIYYSTTGILHRLNLDAIPINESETLADKFELVALNSTRQIALPNTIEINNNKSIIFGGINFDKSLTMNSQNDQLTNRSNEEILTPTNPSINKINNWEFLPGTEKEGMAIERIMKTNGYDCIFMSGTASTEEKFKILGKFGNQSPRNIHLATHGYFFKDDRTISANGKKPQDNAAIEGNLTDSIQQVGAKATSIKELIEAETEEPVFKTSDHPMLRSGLIMAGGNNAWKGEPTPVGEEDGVLTAYEISQMNLSNTELVVLSACETGLGDIEGNEGVYGLQRAFKIAGVKYLIMSLWQVPDKQTSILMITFYKKWLDEKMTIPVAFHAAQKELRDLGLDPYQWAGFVLVE, from the coding sequence ATGAAAATCCGGTTATTCACGATAGTTTTTTTATCAATAACACTCGTGGGGCTTTCCCAAAACATAGATTCTTCATTTCAAATTCAACTAATAAATAACCTATTAGATTCCGCCGGCACACTTATAGAAAAAGAAAATCCGAAGGAAGCATTGCAAATTATTCAAAAAGTCGAACCTTTAATTCTTCCATTACTTGGGCCAAATTCAATGGAATACGCAAGGCTCAGCCAAACCTATGGTCAATACTATGAAAATGATGGTGATTTTGCAAAAGCAGAACACCGGTTTAAAGCGTCCATTGAAATTTACAAAGGGTTAAAAGAAAATAATGGATTGCCAATGGCCAAAGCCTTAAACTCGCTGGCAGGAATTTACATTGACCTTGGTCGTGCGAACGAATCAGAAGAATTGTATCTAATTGCATTGGGTATCAGGGAAAAACTTTTGGGTAAAAATCATCCTGATTATGCCAGTGTCCTTAACAATATTGGTGGAATTGCCCATTTCAAAGGTGACTATACAAAAGCAATAAAGTTAATCGAACAAGCCAAAAATATTTACAGATCAAATGCTGGAACAGAAAGCGTTAAATACGCCATGTGTCTGCACAATCTTGGAAATATATACTATGATACCGGAGAGTATGGTCAGGCAGAATCTTTTTACTCTGAAGCATTACTTATACGCGAAAAACTATTTGGCAGATTAAATCCAACCTGTGCTGCAAGCCTAAATTGTTTAGGCAACCTTTATTCCAGCATGGGGCTCCCGGAAAAGGCTTTAAATATTTACTTAGAAGCTTTATCAATTTATGAGAAAACAATTGGAGAAAACCATATCAATACAGCGGGACCTTTAAATAACATTGCAAACATCTACTGTGAATTAAACCAATTCAAGCAGGCTGAAGCGTATTATATAAGATCACAAAATATTTACTTAAAAACCACTGGACCGGAAAATCCTGACTATGCCATGAATCTGGATAACATGGCTAACATGTATGCCAGGATGAAAAACAAAATCAAGGCTGAAAGCCTTTACAAAGAAGGACTAAAAATTCGGGAAAATATCTTTGGAACAGCTCATCCTGAATACGCAATGAGTCTTAACAATCTTGGAAGTTACTACAGCAATAATAACCAATTGAAAGAAGCGGAAAACTTCCTATCTCAAGCAAAAAATGTCTGGGAAAAAATCTTTGGTAAAGAGCACCCTGACTATTTATTAGGCCTGAATAATTTAAATAGGATCTACTGGCTCACCAATAGGCTTGATAAATTGCACAACAACATGGTGGAATCCATCAATCTTGAACAAAAACTTGTTCTCAGAGCCTCTAAACATTTATCTGAAAATGAACTTTCATCTTACATTAAAACTTTCGCTTCTAATCTGGATGGACTTTATTCATTACAGCACATCACAGGTAAATTATGTGGAATGAGTTATGACAACGCCCTATTCTATAAAGGATATCTCTTAAATGCCGTATCCAATTTTAATAAATTAGCCAAGGAAGATACTGCACATATTGAAAAATTCAATCAACTAAAACTATACCATACAAAAATAGCACGGGAACTTTCATTACCTAAAAATGAACGATCCAATGAAACTATTCGAACAATGGAATCCAAAGCCAATATATTGGAGAAAGAGTTAACTGGCAAGATAAAAGGATTATCCGACTCCAGAAAAAATCCGACCTTTTTGGATATTAGAAACAAACTAAAACAAGGTGAAGCAGCGATAGAATTTATTCATTTTAACTACACTCATCCACATCAAACAGATTCCATAATTTATGCCGCCTTAATTATCAAACCTGAACTTGAGGAGCCGATTTATGTAAAACTCTTTGAAGAAAAGGAATTAAATGCCTTATTGATGAACAATGCAGATCGAAGATCAGAATATGTAAATTCGCTTTATTCTATTCATGTTCGGGGTGCTAATTTGCGAAATGCAGTTGGTAAAAGTCTTGCTGATCTTCTCTGGTCACCTTTGTCTCCTAATTTAATGGATATAAAAACCATTTATTATTCGACAACCGGAATTTTACACAGATTAAATTTGGATGCTATTCCCATCAATGAATCAGAAACATTGGCAGATAAATTTGAACTGGTTGCACTAAACAGTACACGCCAGATTGCCTTACCCAATACTATTGAAATCAATAACAACAAATCCATAATTTTTGGAGGCATTAATTTTGATAAAAGTTTGACAATGAATAGTCAAAATGACCAATTAACAAACCGCTCAAATGAAGAAATATTAACACCGACCAACCCTTCCATAAATAAAATAAATAATTGGGAGTTTCTTCCTGGAACTGAAAAAGAAGGAATGGCGATAGAGCGCATTATGAAAACAAATGGATATGATTGCATTTTTATGTCAGGAACTGCTTCTACTGAAGAAAAATTTAAGATTCTTGGAAAATTTGGAAATCAATCACCGAGGAATATACATTTGGCGACCCATGGCTATTTTTTTAAAGATGACCGAACGATTTCTGCCAACGGCAAAAAGCCCCAAGATAATGCGGCGATTGAAGGAAACCTAACTGATAGCATACAGCAGGTTGGCGCAAAAGCCACTTCAATAAAAGAACTAATTGAAGCAGAAACAGAAGAACCTGTTTTTAAAACATCAGACCACCCTATGCTGAGATCAGGACTTATAATGGCGGGTGGCAATAACGCCTGGAAAGGAGAGCCTACACCTGTCGGAGAGGAGGATGGAGTTCTTACCGCATATGAGATTAGCCAAATGAATTTATCAAACACAGAACTGGTTGTTCTTTCAGCTTGTGAAACAGGATTGGGTGACATTGAGGGCAATGAAGGAGTTTACGGTTTACAAAGAGCTTTTAAAATTGCAGGTGTTAAATACCTCATCATGAGTTTATGGCAAGTCCCTGATAAACAAACCTCCATTCTGATGATTACATTTTATAAAAAGTGGCTTGACGAAAAAATGACTATCCCCGTCGCATTTCATGCAGCGCAGAAGGAATTGCGTGATTTGGGACTAGACCCATATCAATGGGCTGGATTTGTATTGGTAGAATAG
- a CDS encoding tetratricopeptide repeat protein has translation MTVTNVKLIYCFFSFFVFFQTYIFAQKSIAKGKIYALVIGISEYKDEDFTDLKFAHRDAELFADFLYSPAGGSVPKSQVKLLVNKQATVSNIYLAKRWLETEAKKNDLVYFYFAGHGDVEGSIYKLGYLLAYDTPFGNYLNNAVRIEDFNIMANTLSVEKNANVILITDACRSGKLAGSDNRGKALIGEQLNKVEKNEIRMASCEADQDSEENEVWGNGRGAFSYFLLNGLKGLADDGEKDGVITLQELSAYLAKKVPDEVSKITQKDQNPVSLGKPNKLMAIVNDSILKSLATQSVISTTSGDLSISRSISSEGAIERTSMQKFLGLMKNRDLETAIDFSQLLTMSADEASDFIFNHFRGGMDSLEAEELYLQRSLNPKVNQQFKQHLAATIHDRIQLLINLYLKGDEEELERRQYYNSGSDVYDKYPIMIETALKFLNKDQPLYHILEVKKYYFAGIALKLKIPLSTNPDSLVDLALGQQLKAYQLEANAAYIHNELGNLYRNKKEYDVSLEHYQKATEIAPSWSIPWSNMSSLYAFQKKINLGIEAGKRAVLLQDRMQGAHTNLGRNYEVSENLLFAEEQYRKAIQLDTNHFLPIERLGCIKLKAMNYEYAEECLKKADEKKEGFFPDVNGIEMNTEAGIMVDTRGMALEDSYSPTRHIEWPEPKDPLVFFYMGMQNLDQSNFQVAERYFNKLVQVCPKDPLVFKYLTKLMYAQNRYLEAELMIKKARENYLMQGTFNKYSDSLVNAHIATATDRALFKPKVDMVVFYKNQQFDQLDLDYYAGKLYEKWGYYDDAQNYYRRIIQADKSQMKGYYHLWNMLESQGRYDASEQVIQEFKYENKIQGEKELYAFYVRMLASHPKEEYYYNAGSLMYNYAESHPDMHQRIAYSVYPWNEPVAEDLPFGIIGQPVDLMTLQTEINGAIEYDLMINPAKSIKSPIQDGIHHLEQFSTLSKDSSLLSEVHSKTGDLYYWSGSENEALKSYQTSLSYSDKQAKVRMKLADGLERQYQYENSLSNLILLQKYDQINYESSLKLANFQILSGQFESARNLLLKCDTIIGVKDHRIEELMAKLNFISGNYQLALPYYLEEWKYNSKDLRTNYTLCRLYAKMNDRQEAFKFLKLAFDNGFNLNFVLNNDEMISDLRNDQRWDEFKNRLN, from the coding sequence ATGACAGTTACAAATGTTAAATTAATATATTGTTTTTTTAGTTTTTTCGTTTTTTTTCAAACTTACATATTTGCTCAGAAGTCCATTGCTAAAGGTAAGATCTACGCATTGGTTATTGGGATTTCAGAATACAAAGATGAGGATTTTACGGATCTAAAATTTGCCCATAGAGATGCTGAATTGTTTGCAGATTTTCTATATTCTCCGGCCGGGGGATCCGTGCCTAAATCTCAGGTAAAACTTTTGGTGAATAAGCAAGCTACAGTTTCAAATATATATTTGGCGAAAAGGTGGTTAGAAACAGAAGCCAAGAAAAATGACCTGGTTTACTTTTATTTTGCTGGTCACGGAGATGTGGAAGGTAGCATTTATAAATTGGGATATTTACTAGCCTACGATACACCTTTTGGAAATTACCTGAATAATGCCGTAAGAATTGAGGATTTCAATATCATGGCCAACACACTTTCTGTTGAAAAAAATGCCAATGTAATTCTCATCACAGATGCTTGCAGATCGGGGAAGTTGGCAGGAAGTGACAACAGAGGGAAAGCCTTAATAGGTGAACAACTTAACAAAGTAGAAAAAAATGAAATTAGAATGGCTTCCTGTGAAGCGGACCAGGATTCGGAAGAGAACGAAGTGTGGGGAAATGGGAGAGGGGCTTTTTCCTATTTTTTATTGAATGGATTAAAAGGATTGGCAGATGATGGCGAAAAGGATGGAGTCATTACCTTGCAGGAATTGAGTGCATACCTTGCCAAGAAAGTTCCAGATGAAGTCTCCAAAATTACCCAGAAGGATCAAAATCCGGTTTCACTTGGAAAGCCAAACAAATTAATGGCCATTGTCAATGATTCAATTCTTAAATCCCTTGCTACGCAATCGGTCATTTCTACAACAAGTGGGGATCTGTCCATTTCCAGATCCATTTCTTCAGAAGGGGCCATAGAAAGGACTTCAATGCAAAAGTTTTTAGGTCTTATGAAGAATAGGGATTTGGAAACTGCAATAGATTTTAGTCAATTGCTTACCATGTCGGCAGATGAAGCAAGCGACTTTATATTTAATCATTTTAGGGGAGGAATGGACTCACTGGAAGCTGAAGAACTTTATCTTCAAAGGAGTTTAAATCCGAAGGTCAACCAACAATTCAAACAACACCTTGCTGCAACAATTCATGATCGAATTCAACTTCTAATTAATCTTTATTTAAAGGGAGATGAAGAAGAATTGGAAAGACGACAATATTACAATAGTGGGTCTGATGTGTATGACAAGTATCCCATCATGATTGAGACAGCTTTGAAATTTTTGAACAAAGATCAGCCACTGTATCATATTTTGGAAGTTAAGAAATATTATTTTGCGGGAATTGCTTTGAAATTGAAAATTCCATTATCCACCAATCCGGATAGTTTGGTTGATTTGGCACTTGGTCAGCAGCTCAAGGCTTATCAACTGGAAGCAAATGCGGCCTACATTCACAATGAATTAGGTAACTTATATAGAAATAAAAAAGAGTATGATGTTTCCTTAGAGCATTATCAAAAAGCGACAGAAATTGCGCCAAGTTGGTCCATTCCCTGGTCAAATATGAGCAGTCTATATGCCTTTCAAAAAAAGATTAATTTGGGAATTGAGGCAGGTAAAAGGGCTGTATTACTCCAGGATCGGATGCAAGGCGCACATACTAATCTCGGCAGAAACTATGAGGTCTCAGAAAATCTATTGTTTGCAGAGGAACAATACCGTAAGGCTATTCAATTAGATACCAATCATTTTCTTCCTATAGAACGATTGGGCTGTATTAAGTTAAAAGCAATGAACTACGAATATGCAGAGGAGTGTTTAAAAAAGGCAGACGAAAAGAAAGAAGGATTTTTTCCTGATGTAAATGGAATTGAAATGAATACTGAGGCTGGAATTATGGTTGATACTCGTGGTATGGCACTAGAAGATTCATATTCACCTACCAGGCATATTGAATGGCCTGAACCAAAAGATCCTTTGGTTTTTTTCTATATGGGGATGCAGAATTTGGATCAATCAAATTTCCAGGTTGCTGAACGATATTTTAATAAGTTGGTTCAGGTGTGTCCAAAAGATCCTTTGGTCTTTAAGTATTTAACAAAGTTAATGTATGCTCAGAACCGATACCTTGAAGCTGAACTCATGATTAAAAAGGCAAGAGAAAATTATTTAATGCAAGGAACATTTAATAAGTATTCTGATAGTTTAGTCAATGCCCATATAGCGACAGCTACTGATAGAGCTTTGTTTAAACCAAAAGTGGATATGGTTGTATTTTATAAGAATCAACAATTTGATCAGCTAGATTTAGATTACTATGCCGGTAAGTTATATGAAAAGTGGGGGTATTATGATGATGCCCAGAACTATTATCGTCGTATAATACAGGCAGACAAAAGTCAGATGAAAGGATATTATCATCTTTGGAATATGTTGGAATCACAAGGGAGGTATGATGCCAGTGAACAGGTGATACAAGAATTTAAATATGAAAATAAAATACAAGGAGAAAAGGAATTGTATGCATTTTATGTCAGAATGCTTGCTTCTCATCCGAAGGAAGAGTATTATTATAATGCCGGATCGTTAATGTATAATTATGCAGAATCTCACCCTGATATGCACCAAAGAATTGCTTACAGTGTGTACCCATGGAATGAACCTGTAGCCGAAGATTTACCTTTTGGCATTATTGGGCAACCCGTTGATCTTATGACGTTGCAAACTGAAATCAATGGTGCGATTGAATATGATCTTATGATCAATCCTGCCAAAAGCATTAAATCACCTATCCAAGATGGAATTCATCATTTGGAACAATTTAGTACGCTTTCAAAGGATTCTAGCCTGTTGTCTGAAGTACATTCAAAGACAGGGGATTTATATTATTGGTCGGGCAGCGAAAATGAAGCTTTGAAATCCTATCAAACATCATTAAGTTATTCTGACAAGCAAGCAAAAGTCAGAATGAAATTAGCAGATGGATTAGAGCGTCAGTACCAGTATGAGAACTCATTGTCCAATTTAATTCTTCTTCAAAAATATGATCAGATTAACTATGAATCCAGTTTAAAACTTGCAAACTTTCAAATACTCTCCGGTCAATTTGAATCAGCGCGTAATTTGCTTTTAAAATGCGATACCATAATTGGTGTTAAAGATCATAGAATAGAAGAGTTAATGGCTAAGCTAAATTTTATATCCGGTAATTATCAACTTGCATTGCCATATTATCTAGAAGAATGGAAGTATAATTCGAAAGATTTGAGAACAAACTACACTTTATGCAGACTGTATGCGAAAATGAATGATCGCCAAGAAGCGTTTAAATTTTTAAAACTTGCGTTTGACAATGGTTTTAATTTGAATTTCGTTTTAAATAATGATGAAATGATATCAGATTTACGAAACGATCAACGTTGGGATGAATTTAAGAATAGATTGAATTAG